One segment of Streptomyces roseifaciens DNA contains the following:
- a CDS encoding inositol-3-phosphate synthase codes for MGSVRVAIVGVGNCAASLVQGVEYYKDADPNGRVPGLMHVQFGDYHVRDVEFVAAFDVDAKKVGLDLADAIGASENNTIKICDVPNSGVTVQRGHTLDGLGKYYRETIEESAEAPVDVVQVLKDKQVDVLVCYLPVGSEAAAKFYAQCAIDAKVAFVNALPVFIAGTKEWADKFTEAGVPIVGDDIKSQVGATITHRVMAKLFEDRGVILDRTMQLNVGGNMDFKNMLERERLESKKISKTQAVTSQIPDREMGEKNVHIGPSDYVAWLDDRKWAYVRLEGRAFGDVPLNLEYKLEVWDSPNSAGVIIDAVRAAKIAKDRGIGGPILSASSYFMKSPPVQYFDDEARENVEKFIKGEVER; via the coding sequence ATGGGTTCGGTTCGCGTAGCCATCGTCGGCGTGGGCAACTGCGCCGCCTCGCTGGTGCAGGGCGTCGAGTACTACAAGGACGCCGACCCGAACGGCCGCGTGCCGGGTCTGATGCACGTGCAGTTCGGCGACTACCACGTCCGTGATGTGGAGTTCGTGGCCGCCTTCGACGTCGACGCGAAGAAGGTCGGTCTCGACCTCGCCGACGCCATCGGCGCCAGCGAGAACAACACCATCAAGATCTGCGACGTGCCGAACAGCGGCGTCACCGTCCAGCGCGGCCACACCCTCGACGGTCTGGGCAAGTACTACCGCGAGACCATCGAGGAGTCCGCCGAGGCTCCCGTCGACGTCGTCCAGGTCCTCAAGGACAAGCAGGTCGACGTTCTCGTCTGCTACCTCCCCGTGGGCTCCGAGGCCGCCGCGAAGTTCTACGCGCAGTGCGCCATCGACGCCAAGGTCGCCTTCGTCAACGCCCTCCCGGTCTTCATCGCCGGCACCAAGGAGTGGGCGGACAAGTTCACCGAGGCCGGTGTCCCGATCGTCGGTGACGACATCAAGTCGCAGGTCGGCGCCACCATCACGCACCGCGTGATGGCCAAGCTGTTCGAGGACCGGGGCGTCATCCTGGACCGCACGATGCAGCTGAACGTCGGCGGCAACATGGACTTCAAGAACATGCTCGAGCGCGAGCGCCTCGAGTCCAAGAAGATCTCCAAGACGCAGGCCGTCACCTCGCAGATCCCCGACCGCGAGATGGGCGAGAAGAACGTCCACATCGGCCCCTCGGACTACGTGGCCTGGCTGGACGACCGCAAGTGGGCGTACGTGCGCCTCGAGGGCCGCGCCTTCGGCGACGTCCCGCTGAACCTGGAGTACAAGCTCGAGGTCTGGGACTCCCCGAACTCGGCCGGTGTCATCATCGACGCCGTCCGCGCCGCGAAGATCGCCAAGGACCGCGGCATCGGCGGCCCGATCCTCTCCGCCTCCTCGTACTTCATGAAGTCGCCGCCGGTGCAGTACTTCGACGACGAGGCCCGCGAGAACGTCGAGAAGTTCATCAAGGGCGAGGTCGAGCGCTAA
- a CDS encoding CCA tRNA nucleotidyltransferase: MPNANNDSLTQSSTNELSHVQRRAVSELLRVSPVADDLARRFQEAGFTLALVGGSVRDALLGRLGNDLDFTTDARPQDVLKIVRPWADSVWEVGIAFGTVGCRKADFDIEVTTYRSEAYDRTSRKPEVSYGDSIEQDLVRRDFTVNAMAVALPEKEFIDPHNGLEDLAARVLRTPGTPEESFSDDPLRMMRAARFAAQLDFEVAPEVVTAMTEMSGRLEIVSAERVRDELNKLILSDHPRKGLKLLVDTGLAALVLPELPALRLERDEHHRHKDVYEHTLIVLEQAIALEAPRDQPGGGPDLVLRLAALLHDIGKPRTRRFEKDGRVSFHHHEVVGAKMTKSRMTKLKYSNELVKDVSKLVELHLRFHGYGTGEWTDSAVRRYVRDAGPLLERLHKLTRSDCTTRNKRKANALSRAYDGLEDRIAKLQEQEELDAIRPDLDGNQIMEILGVGPGPQIGKAYKHMLELRLENGPMSHDEAVAALKEWWTAQG, encoded by the coding sequence GTGCCGAATGCCAACAATGACAGCCTCACCCAGTCGTCGACCAACGAGCTGAGCCATGTGCAGCGCCGTGCCGTGAGCGAGCTCCTGAGGGTCTCCCCCGTGGCCGACGACCTCGCCCGCCGATTCCAGGAAGCCGGGTTCACGCTTGCTCTGGTCGGCGGATCCGTACGGGACGCGCTGCTCGGCCGGCTCGGCAACGACCTCGACTTCACCACGGACGCCCGCCCGCAGGACGTCCTGAAGATCGTCCGGCCCTGGGCGGACTCCGTCTGGGAGGTCGGCATCGCCTTCGGCACCGTGGGATGCCGCAAAGCCGACTTCGACATTGAAGTCACCACATACCGGTCGGAAGCCTATGACCGGACTTCCCGCAAGCCGGAGGTCTCCTACGGCGACTCGATCGAGCAGGACCTCGTCCGCCGCGACTTCACCGTCAACGCCATGGCCGTCGCGCTGCCGGAGAAGGAGTTCATCGACCCGCACAACGGCCTGGAGGACCTGGCCGCCCGGGTCCTGCGCACCCCCGGCACCCCGGAGGAGTCCTTCTCCGACGACCCGCTGCGCATGATGCGGGCCGCCCGCTTCGCCGCCCAGCTCGACTTCGAGGTCGCCCCCGAGGTCGTCACCGCGATGACGGAGATGTCCGGCCGGCTCGAGATCGTCTCGGCCGAGCGGGTCCGGGACGAGCTCAACAAGCTGATCCTCTCCGACCACCCGCGCAAGGGCCTGAAGCTCCTGGTCGACACCGGGCTCGCCGCGCTCGTCCTGCCCGAGCTGCCCGCCCTGCGCCTGGAGCGCGACGAGCACCACCGTCACAAGGACGTGTACGAGCACACGCTCATCGTCCTGGAGCAGGCCATCGCCCTGGAGGCCCCGCGCGACCAGCCCGGCGGCGGCCCCGACCTGGTGCTGCGCCTCGCGGCCCTGCTGCACGACATCGGCAAGCCGCGGACGCGCCGCTTCGAGAAGGACGGCCGGGTCTCCTTCCACCACCACGAGGTGGTGGGCGCCAAGATGACCAAGTCCCGGATGACCAAGCTCAAGTACTCCAACGAGCTGGTGAAGGACGTCTCCAAGCTCGTGGAGCTGCACCTGCGCTTCCACGGCTACGGCACCGGCGAGTGGACCGACTCCGCCGTCCGCCGGTACGTGCGCGACGCCGGGCCCCTGCTGGAGCGGCTCCACAAGCTGACCCGGTCCGACTGCACCACGCGCAACAAGCGCAAGGCCAACGCGCTCTCGCGGGCGTACGACGGCCTGGAGGATCGCATCGCCAAGTTGCAGGAGCAGGAGGAGCTGGACGCGATCCGGCCGGACCTGGACGGCAACCAGATCATGGAGATCCTGGGTGTGGGCCCGGGCCCGCAGATCGGCAAGGCGTACAAGCACATGCTGGAGCTGCGCCTGGAGAACGGCCCGATGAGCCATGACGAGGCGGTCGCCGCGCTCAAGGAGTGGTGGACGGCGCAGGGCTGA
- a CDS encoding PadR family transcriptional regulator, whose amino-acid sequence MSRRSGILEFAVLGLLRESPMHGYELRKRLNTSLGVFRAFSYGTLYPCLKALVANGWLVEEPGSAPEDARAASLAGRRAKIVYRLTAEGKEHFEELLAHTGPDAWEDEHFAARFAFFGQTSRDVRMRVLEGRRSRLEERLEKMRASLARTRERLDDYTLELQRHGMESVEREVRWLNELIESERAGRDKRTGPDQ is encoded by the coding sequence ATGAGCAGACGCTCCGGCATCCTCGAGTTCGCCGTCCTCGGCCTGCTCCGCGAGTCCCCGATGCACGGCTACGAGCTGCGGAAACGCTTGAACACCTCGCTCGGGGTGTTCCGTGCGTTCAGCTACGGCACCCTCTACCCCTGCCTGAAGGCCCTCGTGGCGAACGGCTGGCTGGTCGAGGAGCCCGGGAGCGCTCCGGAGGACGCCCGTGCGGCGTCCCTGGCCGGACGACGGGCGAAGATTGTCTACCGCCTGACGGCAGAGGGCAAGGAGCACTTCGAGGAGCTGCTCGCCCACACCGGCCCGGACGCGTGGGAGGACGAACACTTCGCCGCCCGCTTCGCGTTCTTCGGGCAGACCTCGCGGGACGTACGGATGCGCGTGCTGGAAGGCCGCCGCAGCCGTCTGGAGGAGCGCCTCGAAAAGATGCGCGCCTCCCTCGCCCGCACCCGCGAGCGGCTGGACGACTACACCCTCGAGCTTCAGCGCCACGGCATGGAGTCCGTGGAGCGCGAGGTCCGCTGGCTGAACGAGCTGATCGAGAGCGAGCGGGCCGGGCGTGACAAGCGCACCGGTCCGGACCAGTGA
- a CDS encoding DUF6049 family protein, with the protein MAEAAETQETPSAAACRWSRHLATILTGVALLLGLVQLPAAPAARAESSASRPVDVSVHTLTPAAPKQDDTLTVSGSVTNTGGSAVTDAHVGLRVGSQINSRIDADETGSRSVSGTDGSEIAKHTQKIDRLPPGASRDFSISLPAKDLDLSRDGVYQLGVSLSGRTADQGFERVLGITQTLLTWQPSAIEGKKTQLTFLWPLISTTHLTARTESDQQQTPIFPNDDLAAELAPGGRLQQLVALGKDLPITWVIDPDLLATVEAMTKSYRVGGPDGRTVPGRGQAVAKQWLSQLQTAVAGDQVVALPFGDPDLASLAHHGKDVPGSLSHLQSATELASTTVDTILGVKPRTDFAWPVDGAVDSSIIDVATSAGAHNVIARSDSFRDRTSYSPTAARQIGSGNTAVVADARMSTGFQGDLVRAGEYSLAVQRFVAQSLLVNRQAPDNERSIVVAPQRMPTGSQAQAMAAAIKALSDNRWTQPVNLGDAAAAKPDPDANQQVPGTGSYPESLREQELSTKAFQEIQKTQSTLDGFKVILTSQDRVVTPFGSAIMREMSTSWRGDRKGAAEFREAVQSYLYGLTRRVELIKKSDVTLSGRSATIPMTVHNGLLQGIEGLHLVLESSQTNRLQVDRSQPVKINGGQNQSVKFETRANANGPVRVTARLYTAEGQPYGDPVVFTVHVTSITPMVLLVIAGGVLLLVLAGLRIYIKRKRSAARAAEGGEPGPDGEGPDNGGPEDDRPARPGDPAPDTGSHDTEPSGSGEKVER; encoded by the coding sequence GTGGCCGAGGCGGCAGAGACCCAGGAGACCCCCTCCGCTGCTGCCTGCCGGTGGTCCCGGCACCTTGCGACGATCCTGACGGGCGTGGCGCTGCTGCTCGGCCTGGTGCAGCTGCCGGCGGCGCCGGCGGCCCGCGCCGAGTCCTCGGCCTCCCGCCCGGTCGACGTCTCCGTCCACACGCTGACCCCCGCCGCGCCGAAGCAGGACGACACGCTCACGGTCTCGGGCAGCGTCACCAACACCGGCGGCTCGGCGGTCACCGACGCGCACGTCGGCCTGCGGGTGGGCAGCCAGATCAACAGCCGGATCGACGCCGACGAGACCGGCAGCCGGTCCGTGTCGGGCACCGACGGCTCCGAGATCGCCAAGCACACCCAGAAGATCGACAGGCTCCCTCCGGGGGCCAGCCGCGACTTCAGCATCTCGCTGCCGGCGAAGGACCTGGACCTCAGCCGGGACGGGGTGTACCAGCTCGGCGTCTCGCTGTCGGGGCGCACCGCGGACCAGGGCTTCGAGCGGGTGCTGGGGATCACGCAGACGCTGCTGACCTGGCAGCCCTCCGCGATCGAGGGCAAGAAGACGCAGCTCACGTTCCTGTGGCCGCTGATCTCCACGACGCACCTCACCGCCCGGACCGAGTCCGACCAGCAGCAGACGCCGATCTTCCCCAACGACGACCTGGCCGCGGAGCTGGCCCCGGGCGGCCGGCTGCAGCAGCTGGTCGCGCTGGGCAAGGACCTGCCGATCACCTGGGTGATCGACCCGGATCTGCTCGCCACGGTCGAGGCCATGACCAAGAGCTACCGGGTGGGCGGTCCGGACGGGAGGACCGTCCCGGGCCGGGGCCAGGCGGTCGCCAAGCAGTGGCTCAGCCAGCTGCAGACCGCCGTCGCCGGCGACCAGGTGGTGGCGCTGCCGTTCGGCGACCCCGACCTCGCGTCGCTGGCCCACCACGGCAAGGACGTGCCGGGCTCCCTGAGCCACCTGCAGTCCGCCACGGAGCTCGCCTCGACGACCGTGGACACCATCCTCGGCGTGAAGCCGCGCACGGACTTCGCCTGGCCCGTCGACGGCGCCGTCGACTCCTCGATCATCGACGTCGCCACCTCGGCCGGCGCCCACAACGTCATCGCGCGCAGCGACAGCTTCCGCGACCGGACGTCCTACAGCCCCACCGCGGCCCGCCAGATCGGCAGCGGCAACACCGCCGTCGTGGCGGACGCCCGGATGTCCACCGGCTTCCAGGGCGACCTCGTCCGCGCCGGCGAGTACTCGCTCGCCGTGCAGCGGTTCGTCGCCCAGAGCCTCCTGGTGAACCGGCAGGCGCCGGACAACGAGCGCAGCATCGTCGTGGCGCCGCAGCGCATGCCCACGGGGAGCCAGGCCCAGGCGATGGCCGCGGCGATCAAGGCCCTCTCGGACAACCGCTGGACGCAGCCCGTCAACCTGGGCGACGCGGCCGCGGCCAAGCCGGACCCGGACGCGAACCAGCAGGTCCCGGGCACCGGCTCGTACCCCGAGTCGCTGCGCGAGCAGGAGCTGTCCACCAAGGCGTTCCAGGAGATCCAGAAGACCCAGTCCACGCTGGACGGCTTCAAGGTGATCCTGACCTCGCAGGACCGCGTGGTGACGCCCTTCGGCAGCGCGATCATGCGGGAGATGTCGACCTCGTGGCGCGGCGACCGCAAGGGCGCCGCCGAGTTCCGCGAGGCGGTGCAGTCCTATCTGTACGGGCTCACCCGCCGCGTGGAGCTGATCAAGAAGTCCGACGTCACCCTGTCCGGGCGCAGCGCGACGATCCCCATGACGGTCCACAACGGCCTGCTGCAGGGGATCGAGGGGCTCCACCTGGTGCTGGAGTCCAGCCAGACCAACCGTCTGCAGGTCGACCGCTCCCAGCCCGTGAAGATCAACGGCGGGCAGAACCAGTCGGTGAAGTTCGAGACCCGGGCCAACGCCAACGGCCCGGTGCGCGTGACGGCCCGGCTCTACACGGCCGAGGGCCAGCCCTACGGCGACCCGGTCGTCTTCACTGTGCATGTCACGTCCATCACCCCTATGGTTCTCCTCGTCATCGCCGGTGGCGTGCTCCTGCTGGTCCTCGCGGGGCTCCGCATCTACATCAAGCGGAAGCGGTCCGCCGCCCGTGCGGCCGAGGGCGGGGAGCCCGGGCCGGACGGCGAGGGGCCGGACAACGGAGGCCCGGAGGACGACCGGCCCGCGCGGCCGGGTGACCCGGCCCCGGACACCGGATCGCATGACACGGAGCCATCCGGCTCGGGTGAGAAAGTGGAACGTTGA
- the murJ gene encoding murein biosynthesis integral membrane protein MurJ, with protein sequence MNAPYDGDRGQGAGGEPRGQYPPPPAPPGTPRQGPYAQDPYLRDAYASEPYPGHDPAAQDPVDEALYDRSAHPAPPGTYRNTYPQQPGAGAWPPAPSGPSGPAGFPAHGDDDATKQFAAVDGFDRQDDGGPRRDAFAHLYRDQQQPYEPPRPPGQQIPAPGQYGSPVPPPKAPAAEPTAEPEPAASSAPASAKGGKAASLLKSSALMAAGTMVSRLLGFGRNLVMAAAIGVGTLNDDYQVANVLPTMIYILVGGGALNAVFIPQLVRAMKNDDDGGEAYANRLLTLVVVLLAGVTTVCVLGAPLFIQAMSPTIASDPDRMEVAVAFARYCLPTMFFMGVHVVLGQILNARGKFGAMMWTPVLNNIIIIATFGSFIWAFGPFKDSQVDAAGIPAEGVQLIGIGTLLGLVVQALAMLPYLREAGFRIRPRFDWRGQGLGKAAGLAKWTFFFVLANQLSMVVVTQLATKAGALAEKAGHTGTGITAYNFALQLWQMPQAIITVSVMTAVLPRISRAAHDGDASAVRDDLSHGLRTSAVAIVPCAFAFLALGVPMSTLMFSGGSGTGGATNIGFILMAFGLGLIPYSAQYVILRGFYAYEDTRTPFYNTLIVSAAFAASAVLSYLVLPSRWAVAGMAFSYGLGYAVGVGVAWRRLRTRLGGDLDGSRVVRTYARLAGACIPAALVGGAAAYGITQVLGQSVLGSLASLIGGGLVLLGVFYLAAKRMRIEELTAMVGMVRGRLGR encoded by the coding sequence ATGAACGCGCCGTACGACGGTGACCGCGGGCAGGGCGCGGGTGGTGAGCCGCGGGGTCAGTACCCGCCGCCCCCGGCTCCCCCCGGCACGCCCCGCCAGGGCCCGTACGCCCAGGATCCCTACCTGCGGGACGCCTACGCCTCCGAGCCCTACCCCGGGCACGACCCGGCCGCCCAGGACCCTGTGGACGAGGCGCTGTACGACCGCTCCGCCCACCCGGCGCCGCCCGGCACGTACCGCAACACCTACCCGCAGCAGCCGGGCGCCGGGGCGTGGCCCCCGGCTCCGTCCGGCCCGTCCGGCCCGGCGGGCTTCCCCGCCCACGGCGACGACGACGCGACCAAGCAGTTCGCCGCGGTGGACGGCTTCGACCGCCAGGACGACGGCGGCCCCCGGCGGGACGCCTTCGCCCACCTCTACCGCGACCAGCAGCAGCCCTACGAGCCGCCGCGGCCGCCGGGGCAGCAGATCCCGGCACCGGGGCAGTACGGCTCCCCCGTGCCGCCGCCGAAGGCTCCGGCCGCCGAGCCCACTGCGGAGCCGGAGCCGGCCGCGTCCTCGGCACCGGCGTCGGCCAAGGGCGGCAAGGCCGCGAGCTTGCTGAAGTCGAGCGCGCTGATGGCCGCGGGAACGATGGTCTCCCGGCTTCTCGGCTTCGGCCGGAACCTCGTCATGGCGGCGGCGATCGGCGTCGGCACGCTGAACGACGACTACCAGGTCGCCAACGTCCTGCCGACGATGATCTACATCCTTGTGGGCGGCGGTGCGCTGAACGCCGTCTTCATCCCGCAGCTGGTGCGCGCGATGAAGAACGACGACGACGGGGGCGAGGCGTACGCCAACCGCCTTCTGACCCTTGTCGTCGTGCTGCTGGCGGGTGTCACCACTGTCTGTGTGCTGGGGGCGCCGCTCTTCATCCAGGCGATGTCGCCCACCATCGCCTCCGACCCGGACCGGATGGAAGTGGCGGTGGCGTTCGCCCGCTACTGCCTGCCCACGATGTTCTTCATGGGCGTACACGTGGTGCTGGGCCAGATCCTCAACGCGCGCGGGAAGTTCGGCGCGATGATGTGGACCCCGGTCCTCAACAACATCATCATCATCGCCACCTTCGGCTCCTTCATCTGGGCTTTCGGTCCCTTCAAGGACAGCCAGGTCGACGCAGCCGGCATCCCGGCCGAGGGCGTGCAGCTGATCGGCATCGGCACGCTGCTGGGCCTCGTCGTCCAGGCGCTGGCAATGCTCCCCTACCTGCGGGAGGCCGGATTCCGTATCCGTCCCCGCTTCGACTGGCGCGGGCAGGGCCTCGGGAAGGCCGCGGGCCTCGCCAAGTGGACCTTCTTCTTCGTCCTCGCGAACCAGCTCAGCATGGTCGTGGTGACGCAGCTCGCCACCAAGGCCGGCGCACTGGCGGAGAAGGCCGGTCACACCGGTACGGGCATCACGGCGTACAACTTCGCGCTGCAGCTCTGGCAGATGCCGCAGGCCATCATCACCGTCTCGGTGATGACCGCGGTGCTCCCCCGGATCTCCCGCGCCGCCCACGACGGCGACGCCTCCGCCGTCCGGGACGACCTCTCGCACGGCCTGCGCACCTCGGCCGTCGCCATCGTGCCCTGCGCCTTCGCCTTCCTGGCGCTCGGCGTCCCCATGTCCACGCTGATGTTCTCGGGCGGTTCGGGCACGGGCGGTGCCACCAACATCGGCTTCATCCTCATGGCCTTCGGTCTCGGCCTGATCCCGTACTCGGCGCAGTACGTCATCCTCCGTGGCTTCTACGCCTACGAGGACACCCGTACGCCCTTCTACAACACGCTGATCGTCTCCGCGGCCTTCGCGGCCTCCGCCGTCCTGAGCTACCTCGTCCTGCCGTCCCGCTGGGCCGTCGCCGGCATGGCCTTCTCCTACGGTCTCGGCTACGCCGTCGGCGTCGGTGTCGCGTGGCGCCGCCTGCGTACCCGCCTCGGCGGGGATCTGGACGGCTCGCGCGTAGTCCGGACGTACGCCCGCCTCGCCGGTGCATGCATCCCCGCGGCCCTCGTCGGCGGAGCCGCGGCCTACGGCATCACGCAGGTCCTCGGCCAGAGCGTGCTCGGTTCGCTCGCCTCCCTGATCGGCGGCGGTCTGGTCCTGCTCGGCGTCTTCTACCTCGCCGCGAAGCGGATGCGGATCGAGGAGCTGACGGCCATGGTCGGTATGGTCCGCGGGCGACTCGGACGCTGA
- a CDS encoding MFS transporter, with protein sequence MPVVRDLRVLLRLRDFRRLLAVRLLSQAADGVYQVALAAYVVFSPEKQASPTAIASAMAVLLLPYSLLGPFAGVLLDRWRRRQVLLHGNLLRAALATVTALLIVARVPDWLFYASALSVTAVNRFVLAGLSASLPRVVDSRERLVMANSLSPTAGTLAATVGGGLAFAVRVAAPEGTGSDAWVVLLGAVLYLSAALCSLRMPIGLLGPDTPVARRLGAALTGTARGMAAGLRHLAERRTAAYALGAMTMMRFCYGALTVTVLMLCRYAWTSSESKGMALLGLAVAISGAGFFAAAVITPWAVSRLGRLGWMVACAAAAAVLEPALGLPFERVPMLIAAFVLGLTTQGAKIATDTVVQSSVDDAFRGRVFSLYDVLFNVAFVGAAAVAALMLPPDGRSALLVSAIAALYAVVAVALAGFRSREDA encoded by the coding sequence ATGCCCGTTGTGCGTGATCTTCGCGTCCTGCTCCGCCTTCGCGATTTCCGCCGCCTGCTGGCAGTCAGGCTCCTCTCCCAGGCCGCGGACGGCGTCTACCAGGTCGCCCTCGCCGCCTACGTGGTCTTCTCCCCGGAGAAGCAGGCCTCCCCCACGGCCATCGCCTCGGCCATGGCCGTGCTCCTGCTGCCGTACTCGCTGCTGGGCCCCTTCGCCGGAGTGCTGCTGGACCGCTGGCGCCGCCGCCAGGTGCTGCTCCACGGCAACCTGCTGCGCGCCGCCCTGGCCACCGTGACCGCCCTGCTCATCGTCGCGCGCGTCCCCGACTGGCTCTTCTACGCCTCCGCCCTTTCGGTCACCGCCGTCAACCGCTTCGTGCTGGCCGGGCTCTCCGCCTCCCTGCCCCGGGTGGTCGACTCCCGTGAGCGGCTGGTCATGGCCAACTCCCTCTCCCCGACCGCAGGGACCCTGGCGGCCACCGTGGGCGGCGGCCTCGCCTTCGCCGTACGCGTGGCCGCTCCCGAGGGGACGGGCTCCGACGCCTGGGTCGTCCTGCTCGGCGCGGTGCTCTACCTGTCCGCCGCCCTGTGCTCCCTGCGGATGCCCATCGGCCTGCTGGGGCCGGACACGCCGGTGGCCCGCCGGCTGGGCGCGGCCCTGACCGGTACCGCGCGGGGAATGGCCGCGGGGCTGCGCCACCTCGCCGAGCGCCGCACGGCCGCCTACGCGCTCGGCGCCATGACGATGATGCGCTTCTGCTACGGCGCCCTGACCGTCACCGTGCTGATGCTCTGCCGCTACGCGTGGACGAGCAGCGAGTCCAAGGGGATGGCCCTGCTGGGGCTGGCCGTCGCCATCTCGGGAGCGGGGTTCTTCGCAGCGGCCGTCATCACCCCCTGGGCGGTCTCCCGGCTGGGCAGGCTCGGCTGGATGGTGGCCTGCGCCGCGGCCGCGGCGGTGCTGGAACCCGCGCTCGGCCTGCCCTTCGAGCGCGTCCCCATGCTGATCGCCGCCTTCGTCCTGGGCCTGACCACCCAGGGCGCCAAGATCGCCACGGACACCGTGGTCCAGTCCTCGGTGGACGACGCCTTCCGGGGCCGGGTCTTCTCGCTCTACGACGTCCTCTTCAACGTCGCCTTCGTGGGGGCGGCCGCAGTGGCGGCCCTGATGCTGCCGCCCGACGGCCGGTCGGCCCTGCTGGTGTCAGCGATCGCCGCGCTCTACGCCGTCGTCGCCGTCGCCCTGGCGGGCTTCCGCAGCCGGGAGGACGCATGA